Proteins encoded within one genomic window of Vairimorpha necatrix chromosome 3, complete sequence:
- a CDS encoding nucleolar GTP-binding protein 2 (NOG2) — protein MKENFYNKKNIKYLNMIRGDKPIRNSRAEIIKPAEFQKSKAKTGRIHPDRKWFRASKTVSQLDLEKFREASKIETPYNVLLKTGNVPYSLLTENKKKKNTVEYDSIFGKKAIRKKPKLLVTSLEEMAKSKNEVIAEKKEIKKDAVKGQSTRIWKELYKVLDSSDVIIHVLDARDPLGTMCEKISTYIKEEAPHKHLIYLLNKVDLVPTGVTAKWLKYFSNKHTTLAYHAQSLENNFGKTNLINILRQLDNLYNKKHTSVGFVGYPNSGKSSIINSLRNKHVCNVAPVPGETKVWQYITLTRSIYLIDCPGVVPIPDFEQAVFRGAIRIENLENPEYYVELLANKYKTEISKLYRIEFRDIEDLFQKFSVKYGKITKGNRPYVDLISKTILHDWNRGKISYFNLPPTEE, from the coding sequence atgaaagaaaatttctataataaaaaaaatataaagtacTTGAATATGATTAGAGGTGATAAACCAATAAGAAATTCAAGAGctgaaattataaaaccagcagaatttcaaaaatctaAAGCAAAGACTGGTAGAATTCATCCAGATAGAAAATGGTTTAGAGCCAGTAAAACAGTTTCTCAATTAGatcttgaaaaatttagagAGGCGTCAAAAATTGAAACACCATACAATGTGCTTCTTAAGACTGGTAATGTTCCATATTCACTTCTtacagaaaataaaaagaaaaaaaatacagttGAATATGACAGCATTTTCGGAAAGAAAgcaataagaaaaaaaccAAAGTTGTTAGTAACAAGCTTAGAAGAAATGGCTAAAAGCAAAAATGAAGTAATAGccgaaaaaaaagaaattaaaaaagatgcAGTCAAAGGACAAAGTACTAGAATTTGGAAAGAGCTATATAAAGTTTTAGATAGCAGCGATGTTATTATTCATGTTTTAGATGCGAGAGATCCACTTGGTACAATGTGTGAGAAGATTTcaacatatataaaagaagaagcCCCAcataaacatttaatttacCTACTAAATAAAGTAGATTTGGTTCCGACAGGAGTGACTGCCAAATggctaaaatatttttccaATAAACACACCACTTTGGCTTATCACGCACAGTCTTtggaaaataattttggtaagacaaatttaataaatattttgagaCAGCTTGATAACttgtataataaaaaacatacaaGCGTAGGATTTGTAGGGTATCCAAATAGTGGGAAAAGTAGTATAATTAATTCACTTAGAAATAAACATGTATGTAATGTGGCACCTGTGCCTGGCGAGACAAAAGTTTGGCAATACATTACTTTGACCCGTAGCATTTATTTGATAGACTGCCCGGGAGTCGTCCCAATTCCTGATTTTGAACAGGCTGTTTTTAGGGGGGCTATTCGTATAGAAAATCTTGAGAATCCAGAATATTACGTAGAATTATTagcaaataaatataaaacagaaATATCTAAATTATACAGAATTGAATTTAGAGACATAGAAgatttatttcaaaaattttcagtGAAATATGGTAAGATTACAAAAGGTAATAGACCTTATGTTGATTTAATTAGTAAGACGATTTTACATGATTGGAATAGAGgaaaaatttcatattttaatttaccTCCAACtgaagaataa
- a CDS encoding DNA repair endonuclease has protein sequence MGVKGLWKLISNCAEEHTPHNTTLALDTSIWIHQYKGMPETEVIYYVSKKIIKLLYHEIRPVFIFDGAPNPLKRKVIEERKKENLDKLVKDIINNEICKKCKIKIRMCIHGGLIKDEFEEGTLKGLHEWGKNIKEEKQENKKISTDSDFYNTENILKFLDLKKYSNSQKLKMLVKMRERRKQRFNIDKKSMTDFSKLQIKNVKNRNLVSFYIKKLETEKQKKINSDCNKSFFLKTNKKTIPMRNENSSDGDINDFLEIDETNSHRNIDDNYVIPIKKIKNDFSDEIVAICKTKNEKFSEGFFAEENNYEADNETNEINYDFSQGKTIKISKIDSNLNEPMDFLNVLSIIKEIINAFNLPYLDSPSESDAECGFLYRAGVIDGVITEDNDILLHGGVVYKNFFRKNKNILRYDPKRIEEVKGLSTFDLIDLGFVLGSDYTVGIKGIGIKNAEKYIKSENFKNIDIQSYRNIYLNCPIREDWRPKFKTLEFEKIVQFFVNKGIDKEKIDELKFYLLSKQKQNV, from the coding sequence ATGGGTGTAAAAGGGCTATGGAAACTTATAAGTAACTGTGCTGAAGAACATACGCCTCACAACACCACTCTGGCTCTTGATACAAGTATATGGATACATCAATATAAAGGAATGCCAGAAACTGAAGTAATCTACTAcgtatcaaaaaaaattataaaattgttgTATCACGAAATAAGACcagtatttatttttgacgGCGCACCAAATCCTTTAAAACGTAAAGTaatagaagaaagaaaaaaggaAAACTTGGATAAATTAGTTaaagatattataaataacgAAATATGCAAAAAATGCAAGATTAAAATAAGAATGTGTATACATGGCGGATTGATCAAAGACGAATTTGAAGAAGGCACTTTAAAGGGACTTCATGAAtggggaaaaaatattaaagagGAGAAgcaagaaaataaaaaaatatcaactgattctgatttttataatacggaaaatatcttaaaatttttagatttaaaaaaatattcaaattcgcagaaattaaaaatgctCGTAAAAATGAGAGAACGTAGAAAACAACGATttaatattgataaaaaatcaatgacagatttttcaaagttgcaaataaaaaatgttaaaaacaGAAATTTAGTgagtttttatataaaaaaactagaaacagaaaaacaaaaaaaaatcaattccGATTgtaataaaagtttttttttaaaaactaataaaaaaacgatACCAATGAGAAATGAAAATAGTTCTGATGGGGAtattaatgattttttagaaatagatGAGACAAATTCACATCGAAATATAGATGATAATTATGTAATCccgataaaaaaaattaaaaacgaTTTTTCAGATGAAATTGTAGCCATTTGTAAAactaaaaatgaaaaatttagtgAAGGTTTCTTTGctgaagaaaataattacGAAGCAGACAATGAGAcaaatgaaataaattaCGATTTTTCACAAggaaaaacaataaaaatttctaaaatcgATTCTAATTTAAATGAACCAAtggattttttaaatgttttgtctataataaaagaaattataaatgcaTTCAATTTGCCATATTTGGATTCTCCTTCTGAATCTGACGCTGAATGTGGGTTTCTTTATAGAGCTGGTGTTATCGACGGAGTTATCACAGAAGATAATGACATTCTTTTACACGGAGGTGTTGtatataagaatttttttcgtaaaaataaaaatattttacgcTATGATCCGAAAAGAATAGAAGAAGTCAAAGGATTGTCTACTTTTGATCTTATTGATTTGGGATTTGTATTGGGTTCAGATTACACAGTTGGAATAAAAGGTATAGGAATTAAAAATgcagaaaaatatattaaatctgaaaatttcaaaaatatagataTACAATCATAtcgaaatatttatttgaattGTCCTATTAGGGAAGACTGGAGaccaaaatttaaaacattagaatttgaaaaaatagtgcaattttttgtaaacaaAGGAATAGATAAAGAGAAAATCGATGAgcttaaattttatctcttatccaaacaaaaacaaaatgtttaa
- a CDS encoding threonylcarbamoyl-amp synthase SUA5, producing the protein MKILSIENLDINKILHYFEKDVVVIPTETVYGLAAAINNENALKNIYKLKRRPSDNPLIVHVSSIEMLKTVIEGEIPKVYEKIIENFWPGPISLLFKANKNVSRTVTAGLDTILVRMPDNKVILEIIEKLNIPLAAPSANLSGKPSPSCVQHTIDDFGEECPLYLDGGECRVGLESTVFTYLDSPAILRPGGICIEVLEKLIGEKININYSVKKIGNQQICPGQKYKHYSPNNKFVLIISDSVNIEELVKEYKKVGILTHYDFKPKIKREQDCETIYLGNKPYEVAMNLFKGLRKLDETCDIIITKGVSIEMEGEAIMDRVKKAAHMII; encoded by the coding sequence ATGAAAATTCTAtcaattgaaaatttagatattaataaaatacttCATTATTTTGAAAAGGACGTAGTTGTTATACCAACAGAAACCGTCTATGGATTAGCAGCCGCAATAAACAATGAAaatgctttaaaaaatatttataaattaaaacgTCGTCCTTCGGATAATCCACTTATAGTGCATGTTTCTTCTATTGAGATGTTAAAAACAGTCATTGAGGGAGAAATACCTAAAGtctatgaaaaaataatagaaaactTTTGGCCTGGCCCAATATCACTGCTTTTTAAAgccaataaaaatgtttctCGTACAGTCACAGCTGGACTAGATACAATTTTAGTAAGAATGCCAGACAATAAAGTTATTTTGgaaattattgaaaaactCAACATTCCTTTAGCTGCACCTTCAGCAAATCTCAGTGGAAAACCAAGTCCTTCGTGCGTCCAACACACTATTGATGATTTTGGTGAAGAATGTCCTCTTTATTTAGATGGCGGCGAATGTAGAGTCGGTCTAGAGTCGACGGTTTTTACCTATTTAGATAGTCCTGCGATACTCAGACCGGGTGGAATTTGCATTGAAGTTTTAGAAAAACTAATAGGtgaaaaaatcaatataaattattccGTTAAAAAGATAGGAAATCAACAAATCTGCCCAggtcaaaaatataaacattatagtccaaataataaatttgttttgatAATTAGTGATTCAGTTAATATTGAAGAATTAGTTAAAgagtataaaaaagtagGGATATTAACACACTACGATTTTAaaccaaaaataaaaagagaaCAAGATTGTGAAACTATTTATTTAGGCAATAAACCATACGAGGTAGCtatgaatttatttaaggGGTTACGAAAGCTAGACGAGACATgtgatattataataacaaaAGGAGTTTCTATAGAAATGGAAGGAGAAGCGATTATGGACAGAGTGAAAAAGGCTGCACAtatgataatataa
- a CDS encoding nucleolar protein 56/58-like, which translates to MKQHFLYEHPKGYLLFEMNEYEDLSQGSYQEYMKLTQVVNLTAKFEFADVQMATQNIQILCNNKLPKELENFLELNNVKILHCDSSLKQALKEIKIKQKNSINIYRGIKYNEHRFHKSEIDLQFILGVAHTFSRNKVEYNSKKEDNILIHTVNMLEQLEKDINSYSMRIKELFGWSFPELYCACDSIDEYIAAVIFFTTENKNENIKNEKIDELIKLKDNSIGIKINEVDMINIKNLCDIINEKINIKNSLKKYLKEKMLTISPNLTELLGDMMSAKLIVLCGGLCNLAKATASTIQLLGAEKSLFQALKSKSDTPKYGIIFYSKLVSKTQMKNKAKFCRFLASKISILAKIDCFSVNRTNAYGVAIKKVVKKKIKSFDNDKQIEKTDEIMSRVYKKLKTCEK; encoded by the coding sequence ATGAAGCAACATTTTTTGTACGAACATCCCAAAGGATATTTATTATTCGAAATGAATGAATACGAAGACTTATCTCAAGGATCATATCAAGAATATATGAAACTAACACAAGTTGTGAATTTAACAGCTAAGTTTGAATTTGCAGATGTACAAATGGCCACTCAAAATATCCAAATTCTTtgcaataataaattaccaaaagaattagaaaaCTTTCTAGAACTtaataatgtaaaaattttacattgtGATTCGTCTTTAAAACAAGCacttaaagaaataaaaattaaacaaaaaaatagtataaatatttatagaggaataaaatataatgagCATCGATTTCATAAGTCTGAAATTGATCTTCAATTCATTTTAGGAGTAGCTCACACTTTTTCAAGAAATAAAGTCGAATACAACagtaaaaaagaagataatattttgatacACACAGTTAACATGTTAGAACAACTAGAAAAAGATATTAATAGTTATTCTATGAGAATTAAAGAGTTATTTGGTTGGAGTTTTCCTGAATTATATTGTGCTTGTGACAGTATTGATGAATACATTGCAgcagtaattttttttacaactgaaaataaaaatgaaaatattaaaaatgaaaagattgacgaattaataaaattaaaagataattCAATAGGAATTAAAATCAACGAAGTTgatatgataaatataaaaaatttatgtgaTATTatcaatgaaaaaattaatataaaaaatagtctaaaaaaatatttaaaagagaaaatgTTGACGATATCTCCAAATCTTACTGAATTATTAGGAGACATGATGTCTGCTAaattaattgttttatgTGGCGGATTGTGTAATTTAGCAAAAGCCACAGCATCTACAATTCAATTATTAGGAGCAGAAAAAAGTCTTTTTCAAGCTCTTAAATCAAAATCAGATACTCCGAAATACGGAATAATCTTTTATTCTAAATTGGTATCAAAAAcacaaatgaaaaataaagcgAAATTTTGTAGATTTCTTGcttcaaaaatttctattttagCAAAAATTGATTGTTTCTCGGTAAACAGGACTAATGCGTACGGAGTAGCTATAAAAAAGGTggttaagaaaaaaattaaatcatttGATAATGACAAACAAATAGAAAAAACTGATGAAATCATGTCGAgagtttataaaaagttaAAGACAtgtgaaaaataa
- a CDS encoding non-structural maintenance of chromosomes element 1-like protein, whose translation MKEEELQNIIYELLSTGMYKSNIKNLNEVVSILRKIHFDVVEWYDKSCYILVSTGGNQELILGYNEEENKEIIEIFEKIIFDKEVQGNLLSLLVENDWLSIDENNKYILGKRALVIFKNKILEADGIYKKCKFCEFLVRREEAHDYCQKIFDEKNCLLN comes from the coding sequence ATGAAAGAAGAGGAATTGCAAAACATTATTTATGAGTTACTTTCTACGGGAATGTATAAaagtaatataaaaaatctaaatgaagttgtttcaattttacgtaaaatacattttgaTGTAGTTGAATGGTATGATAAATCTTGTTATATTCTTGTTAGCACTGGAGGTAATCAAGAGCTTATTCTCGGGTACAATGAAGaggaaaataaagaaataatagagatattcgaaaaaataatatttgataaaGAAGTACAAGGGAATTTATTAAGTTTACTAGTTGAAAATGATTGGTTAAGTATtgatgaaaataataagtacATTTTGGGTAAACGGGctttagtaatttttaaaaataaaattttagaagcCGATggaatttacaaaaaatgtaaattttgtGAATTTTTAGTCCGTAGAGAAGAAGCACATGATTAttgtcaaaaaatatttgatgaGAAAAATtgtcttttaaattaa
- a CDS encoding protein disulfide-isomerase (PDI) translates to MNFVFFILTCLCERSVVLNVEDKRQFDNLKVNYDSNIENGKGQGILEDLKIDLSNEEDMKKFQTIISIPDVPEGMGEVSKVIETFETDEIEEMKKGERFFIIFFVDEKTALLPADHFDRTMKVFISSDKNLAKEMNTPYPGIYGFNPRDKVSYQFPLNEETIKTIVPIVGVDLIGTLSYQNLELYKATGLHSIYVFIKPEEMQSFDKNYKSEASKVKHLAKFCLISYRGDKDQLSAFGLTEEDLPGILFINDGLKYPLKKCFENNIQSFIQDVLDKKIEPKYASQDEPVNNDELNLKIFTRNNIPKFRADKTKDKLIVFSSPSCNFCIQLRPVLEELATISRTHFDNKIVIGTCDITMNDIDNFDISSVPKIYLVKAETDEVFAFDSKTRSADSIAEFIKINGSFNIDMSTYLTQVNNETNKVGEIKDEKPSDSDKTNREL, encoded by the coding sequence atgaattttgttttcttcaTACTGACATGTTTATGTGAGAGATCAGTTGTCTTAAATGTCGAAGACAAAAGACAATTTGATAATCTTAAAGTCAATTATGATagtaatattgaaaatggTAAAGGACAAGGAATACTAGAAGATCTAAAAATTGATCTTTCTAATGAGGAAGACATGAAAAAATTCCAAACTATTATTTCAATTCCTGATGTACCAGAAGGTATGGGAGAGGTTTCTAAAGTCATAGAGACTTTTGAAACTGATGAGATAgaagaaatgaaaaaaggagaaagattttttataattttctttgtaGACGAAAAGACTGCTTTATTGCCTGCTGATCATTTTGATCGAACAATGAAAGTCTTTATTTCTTCAGATAAGAATCTTGCCAAGGAGATGAACACCCCTTATCCTGGTATTTATGGTTTTAATCCTAGAGACAAAGTCTCTTATCAATTTCCTCTAAATGAAGAAACTATTAAAACTATCGTCCCAATTGTTGGCGTAGATCTTATTGGGACTTTATCCTATCAGAATCTTGAGTTGTATAAAGCTACAGGGTTACACTCCatttatgtatttataaaaccAGAAGAGATGCAAtcatttgataaaaattataaatctgAAGCTTCTAAAGTTAAACATTTAGCAAAATTCTGCTTAATTTCCTATAGGGGCGATAAAGATCAATTGAGCGCATTTGGATTAACAGAAGAAGATTTACCAggaatattatttataaatgacGGGTTGAAATATCCACTTAAAAAGtgttttgaaaataatattcaGTCATTTATTCAAGATGTTTTAGATAAAAAGATCGAGCCAAAATATGCTTCACAAGATGAACCAGTAAACAATGATGAGTTAAATCTTAAAATCTTTACTAGAAACAATATTCCGAAATTTAGAGCTGACAAGActaaagataaattaataGTTTTTAGCTCTCCGAgttgtaatttttgtattcaGTTGAGACCAGTACTTGAAGAATTGGCCACTATTTCTCGAACTcattttgataataaaatcGTCATTGGAACATGTGACATTACAATGAATGACATTGATAATTTCGACATTTCCTCTGTACCTAAAATCTATCTCGTTAAGGCAGAGACCGATGAAGTTTTTGCATTTGATTCAAAAACAAGATCTGCCGATTCTATCGCCgagtttataaaaataaatggaTCATTTAATATTGACATGTCTACATATTTGACCCAAGTAAATAATGAGACTAATAAAGTAGGCGAAATTAAAGACGAAAAACCTTCCGACTCAGATAAAACAAACAGAGAactttaa
- a CDS encoding cullin protein codes for MSTDLEEIENFLTSYFNHRVDLVLYKIYEISRKHSKSIKFYRFLKYKMKKLLIPRVNKIDTKNIYDKHVWFTKMIDLFNKIFRDTKKMHKIEKYLKFLVKKKLETLKNEFIFKTATEFLMDNYEKTNKKLEANEEIKNNIEANKEIEKFYMVNEFYNLNFVEDLKKIIINRFVNKIIECDINKIKIFLENINDDLLNIKNRIFNEVAKEINKIKILKCLENKEYLEFNASLFENAKDKYKEYIIFYLNNKFNDNKMDKEYVNNILKIYLEYKKFDDFVKSVIFNWLKNLNINFDKFVNVLNSGEGKSTELFEFLGILYNFITEKEAYEKSLRTKLCYRLINNLSTIEEEEYFISIYKTFTKDIYVYKMVDCIEDFKNRIFFYNCEIMMMRKFQWAEFKNVEIFNSDLSKLKNKYENQIAKFERKKICWMDSLSTVEVEIYGKEAVLNLVQYDILLNINNLDLIKILNENKDQEKILNIKILQDNGLLKIENEKFFINKDFECKNFNIKERELLEINLSYETSKNKKHQSEVLDSKIMSRLKKYKKLEIIDLLDISNKSEIIQRLEILEKKGYCHVKNEEVLYKP; via the coding sequence ATGTCCACAGATTTGGAAGAAATCGAGAACTTTCTAACTTCATATTTCAATCATAGAGTAGATTTAGTACTTTACAAAATCTACGAAATATCTAGAAAACATTCgaaatctataaaattttatagatttttaaagtataaaatgaaaaaattgcTTATCCCCCGTGTAAACAAAATCGATACGAAAAATATCTATGACAAACATGTTTGGTTTACAAAAATGATTGATTTGTTCAACAAAATCTTCAGAGATACCAAAAAGATGCacaaaattgaaaaatatttaaaatttttagttaagaaaaaacttgaaacattaaaaaatgaattcatttttaaaacagctacagaatttttaatggataattatgaaaaaactaataaaaagttAGAAGCGAacgaagaaataaaaaataatatagaagcgaataaagaaatcgaaaaattttatatggtAAATGAATTCTATAACTTAAATTTTGTGGaagatttgaaaaaaataataataaatagatttgtaaataaaataatagaatgcgatataaataagattaaaatatttttagaaaacattaatgacgatttattaaatattaaaaacaggatttttaatgaagttgcaaaagaaataaataaaattaaaattttaaaatgtttagaAAACAAAGAATATCTTGAATTTAATGCAAGTTTGTTTGAAAACGcaaaagataaatataaagaatacattattttttatttaaataataaatttaatgatAACAAGATGGATAAAGAATAtgttaataatattttaaaaatatatctggaatataaaaaatttgacgattttgtaaaatctgTGATATTTAATTggttgaaaaatttaaatataaattttgataaatttgtaaatgttTTGAATTCTGGAGAAGGAAAATCTACCGAattatttgaatttttgggtattttatacaattttattacagAAAAAGAAGCATATGAAAAATCTTTAAGGACAAAATTATGTTACAGattaataaacaatttaagTACAATTGAAGAAGaggaatattttataagtatttataaaacatttacaAAAGACatttatgtttataaaatggTAGATTGTattgaagattttaaaaatagaatttttttttataattgcGAAATTATGATGATGAGGAAATTTCAATGGgcagaatttaaaaatgtggaaattttcaattccgacctttcaaaattaaaaaataaatatgaaaatcaAATTGCGAAAtttgaaagaaaaaaaatatgttggATGGATTCTTTGAGTACAGTAGAAGTAGAAATTTATGGGAAAGAAGCTGTCTTAAATTTGGTAcaatatgatattttattaaatattaataatcttgatcttataaaaattttaaatgaaaataaagatcaagaaaaaattttaaatatcaaaatattacaagataacggattattaaaaattgagaatgaaaaattttttataaataaggATTTtgaatgtaaaaattttaatattaaagaaagggaattattagaaattaacTTATCTTATGAGacaagtaaaaataaaaaacatcaatCGGAAGTGTTGGACAGTAAAATAATGTcaagattaaaaaaatataaaaaattggaaATTATCGATTTATTGgatatttcaaataaatctGAAATAATACAGAGATTGGAAATACTAGAGAAAAAGGGATATTGTCAtgttaaaaatgaagaagtACTCTACAaaccataa